In candidate division KSB1 bacterium, the DNA window GGGAATCTTAATGACTGACAAAATCACCGAATCCGTAATCGAAAAATTCGCCATAGAACTCTTTGAAAAACAGGGTTACCCATACATCTACGCCCCTTCTATTGCCCCTGACAGCGACTTACAGGAAAGAAACGTGAAATGAAATACAATTCACTTGACAACCAATCCGATTTCCTTCTCTATACCGGGAATGATGGAAAAGTAAATATCGAAGTGTTTCTAAAAGACGAAACTGTCTGGCTTACACAAATGGCTATGGCAGAACTTTTCGGGGTCAAAATACCGGCAATCAGCAAGCACCTTTCAAACATATTTGAAAGTGGAGAACTCCAGAAGGAGGCAACTCTTTCCATTTTGGAAACAGTTCAAAAAGAAGGAACAAGGCGGGTTAAACGAAACATGGAGTTTTACAGTCTTGACGCCATCATCTCGGTTGGTTACCGCATCAATTCTTACCAAGCTACGCAATTTCGCATTTGGGCGACCAGAACCCTGAAAGAATTCATCATAAAAGGCTTTGTTCTGGATGATGAACGGCTCAAGCAGGGCAAGCAGGTTTTTGGCAAAGATTATTTTGACGAACTGTTAGAGCGCATCCGGGAGATCCGGGCCAGTGAGCGTCGCTTTTACCAGAAAATCACAGATATATATGCCCTCTCCGCTGATTATGATATGAACGCGCCTATTGCTAAAGATTTTTTCGCTTCGGTCCAAAACAAGCTGCATTGGGCTATAACAGGAAAAACGGCTGCTGAAATTATTTATAGTTCAGCGGATGCTACTAAAATACACATGGGCCTGACCAATTGGAACATGCGGCGAATAACCACTTTTGCTAAAGTCTATTGCGGTTCTCAACCCATGTTGCCCAGACACGAAAACACCTCACCTTCACTCCCATCTTCCCTAACATTTCTTTAGCGTTGGTATACTCATAGAAATTGTTAAGGGATCATTAAATCTTTGAATTATAAATCGTGAAAACCAAAAAGGAAAGACGGCACTGGTGTTGATAGCAGCGCTAAAACCACCAATGCCGTCCGGGAGGTTATATGATTATTCTATTTGAGACTTCTGAAAAATAACAATAATGCTGTCATTTCGAGGAGTTTACGAC includes these proteins:
- a CDS encoding virulence RhuM family protein produces the protein MKYNSLDNQSDFLLYTGNDGKVNIEVFLKDETVWLTQMAMAELFGVKIPAISKHLSNIFESGELQKEATLSILETVQKEGTRRVKRNMEFYSLDAIISVGYRINSYQATQFRIWATRTLKEFIIKGFVLDDERLKQGKQVFGKDYFDELLERIREIRASERRFYQKITDIYALSADYDMNAPIAKDFFASVQNKLHWAITGKTAAEIIYSSADATKIHMGLTNWNMRRITTFAKVYCGSQPMLPRHENTSPSLPSSLTFL